The Bacteroidales bacterium genomic interval TGAAGTAACCTCAGGCGGTGTAAGAGCTTATGTAAAAAAACCGACCAAAGGAGCAAAAGGAATCTCCGGCGGTTTTGCGGTAGGCAAATACGGAGCAGCCAAAGGTTTAGGCGATTTGCTGGTTGTAACTGAGGACAGCACAAGAGTTTATACTGATGCAGCAACCGGTATTTCCGGCGGTTTTGCAGTAGGCAAATACGGAGCAGCAAAAGGTTCTACTTTTAAATACTTTTTTACACATTCCGACAGCACACGCATTTACACCGATACCGGAACAAAAGCTGTGTCCGGTGGTTTTGCAGTAGGCAAATACGGAGCAGCAAAAGCTCCTGCAAATAATTATATGCACATAACAAGAGATAATTATTTAATCGGACATAGTTCAGGTAGAGACCTAACCACAGGTTTGTACAATTTATTTCTCGGTTATGAATCCGGGCTGTCAAACACAACCGGTTCCAGAAATGCTTTTTATGGTTTCCAAAGCGGTTATAATAACACTATAGGAAACAAAAATATATTTATTGGGGATTCTGCGGGATTCACAAATGCAGACGGAAGTAATAATATTTTAATGGGGCCGAGTGCAGGATACCAAGCATTCGGAGCTTCTGATAACGTAATTATAGGCTCAAAAGCCGGATATAAAAACCAAGGAGACTTTAATGTGTTTCTCGGGAATGAAGCAGGTTTCAGTAACGCAGGAGGTTGGAGCAACGTTTTTTTGGGAAACAGGGCAGGAAAATCAAATGATGTAGGATTGCAAAATGTATTTATAGGCGACAGTGCCGGGTTTAATAACCTTGGAGGGGAACAAAACATTTTCTTCGGCTCAAAAGCCGGGTTTAATAATAAGAGTGCATTTGACAATGTTTTTATCGGCTCAAAAGCCGGATATTCAGATACAACAGGAATATCAAATATTATGATAGGAAACCAAGCAGGAGAAGGAAACACTTCGGGCAGCTATAACATTTTTCTGGGAAACAGATCGGGTTTAACTAATTCAACAGGAGCCGAAAATATAGTCATAGGAAATGATGCCGGATCAGGTTTAGACAGTGCAATGAGAAATGTAATAATAGGAGATCTTGCAGGAAATCAGGCAACAAACCTTCAAGATAATGTCATAATCGGAAGCGAAGCAGGTATGAACGAAAAACAAGGGCGCTCAAATGTATTTATTGGCTATGCTGCCGGGCAATCAGACACAATAGGCAATAACAATGTTTTTATCGGAAAACAAGCAGGATTCAACAGCATAGACGGACAAAGTAACATTATTCTCGGAAGTGATTGCGGATTAGAGTTAAGAAGCGGAAACAGAAATATCTTTATAGGCGACAGTGTTGCCGCATCAAACATAGACGGACAAGAAAACGTATTTATAGGCTCACAAGCCGGATATGCAAGTTTAGCAAGCGACAATGTTTTTATCGGTACAGAAACGGGAAGAAATAATGACACCGGAGCCAGCAATGTAATAATTGGTTCGCAAGCAGGGTTTAACAGTACAGGAAGCAGTAATTTAGTTGCAGGAAACAGAGCCGGCTATCAATTATGGGGAGATGAAAATGTATTTCTCGGAGATAGTGTCGGTTTCAATTCTGAATCTGCTTTTGAAAATGTTTTTGTGGGCTCTAAAGCCG includes:
- a CDS encoding tail fiber domain-containing protein yields the protein MKKLHFFLGLFFSLLLFSTNGISQGVVISNNSGDTPDGSAMLEIKSTTQGLLIPRMTTAQRNLIASPAQGLLVFDTSIGGFFIYGKNYEEKLGWIDLSSDAGLWTKSGGTVYLTNSTYNVGVGTNAPASNFVVQANSGDALVTDVLFEVKDNLGNTIFEVTSGGVRAYVKKPTKGAKGISGGFAVGKYGAAKGLGDLLVVTEDSTRVYTDAATGISGGFAVGKYGAAKGSTFKYFFTHSDSTRIYTDTGTKAVSGGFAVGKYGAAKAPANNYMHITRDNYLIGHSSGRDLTTGLYNLFLGYESGLSNTTGSRNAFYGFQSGYNNTIGNKNIFIGDSAGFTNADGSNNILMGPSAGYQAFGASDNVIIGSKAGYKNQGDFNVFLGNEAGFSNAGGWSNVFLGNRAGKSNDVGLQNVFIGDSAGFNNLGGEQNIFFGSKAGFNNKSAFDNVFIGSKAGYSDTTGISNIMIGNQAGEGNTSGSYNIFLGNRSGLTNSTGAENIVIGNDAGSGLDSAMRNVIIGDLAGNQATNLQDNVIIGSEAGMNEKQGRSNVFIGYAAGQSDTIGNNNVFIGKQAGFNSIDGQSNIILGSDCGLELRSGNRNIFIGDSVAASNIDGQENVFIGSQAGYASLASDNVFIGTETGRNNDTGASNVIIGSQAGFNSTGSSNLVAGNRAGYQLWGDENVFLGDSVGFNSESAFENVFVGSKAGYANVDGSRNVFLGKAAGVSNTSGYENVFLGTDAGAANQFGSQNIFIGTKAGALSTSGNDNILIGSYSGENLTFGGGNIFLGNLAGNFTSSGSDNTFLGSFSGMSNDVGRGNTFLGFESGNTNIFGDSLVCIGIGADVGSGEIKKAIVIGADALSIADSSTVIGTNAYAEGINATTVGTSSSAIGINASAFGVSAEASSENATAVGKGAQANFINSSAFGAGAVVDGDNSTAIGAGAWADAPDKIVLGTATTASVGGFALWTNYSDKRLKENIKYHKDLGLDFIMNLKTASYTYKADTNKRHRDGLIAQDVQQLMKDLNVEFDGLVIDKNKNKTLGLSYQSFIIPLINATQEQQIKIDYLETQNKKLLERIEKLEQLINKK